From one Paenibacillus sp. FSL K6-1330 genomic stretch:
- a CDS encoding HTH domain-containing protein translates to MKKVERINIIMRYINNRAHFTISEIMQEFNISRSTAIRDIREIEAMGMPLVAEVGRDGGYFVMNNSVLPTVRFTDNEIKALFIAFMATRNQQLPYLKSRQSLAEKLLGLISENQQDDLVLLNQILLFEGTNPHNPDLLDLSDLPHPMLDKLIQVLLLDRCLWLSIKEEKVIKSYPMYLLHLYREKSLWLIEGFDLEEEKRRIVPVDNLTHVEPYPTKKRVSKKKILEQLSKQEEEINLVLDLGPKAIAQFKKYHPLKFSVSYTNPYQTTATLKTFINVHHSEELTEITNWLLFLGGDIKVREIPEEVLVGLQERLNLYCP, encoded by the coding sequence ATGAAAAAAGTTGAACGAATTAATATCATCATGCGCTATATCAATAATCGTGCCCACTTTACCATATCTGAAATCATGCAGGAATTTAATATCTCTCGCTCGACAGCGATTCGAGATATCAGAGAAATTGAAGCGATGGGGATGCCACTTGTCGCTGAAGTTGGGAGGGATGGGGGTTATTTTGTCATGAACAACTCTGTCCTGCCTACAGTCCGCTTTACCGATAATGAAATTAAAGCTTTGTTTATTGCCTTTATGGCGACAAGAAATCAACAACTCCCTTATCTAAAGAGTCGTCAATCTTTAGCTGAAAAATTACTAGGGCTCATCTCGGAAAACCAGCAAGATGACCTTGTTCTGTTAAATCAGATATTGCTTTTTGAAGGAACCAACCCTCATAACCCCGACCTTCTTGATCTGTCTGACCTGCCCCATCCGATGTTAGATAAACTCATTCAGGTCCTGCTTCTGGACAGATGTTTATGGCTTTCCATCAAAGAAGAGAAGGTAATAAAGTCTTATCCCATGTATCTCTTGCATCTTTATCGTGAAAAAAGCTTATGGCTAATTGAAGGTTTTGACTTGGAGGAAGAAAAGAGGCGGATTGTACCTGTCGACAATCTCACCCATGTAGAACCATACCCTACGAAAAAAAGAGTAAGTAAGAAAAAGATATTAGAACAACTAAGTAAGCAGGAAGAAGAAATCAACCTTGTCCTTGATCTCGGTCCAAAGGCGATTGCCCAGTTCAAAAAATACCATCCTTTAAAGTTTTCAGTTTCATATACGAATCCTTACCAAACCACAGCCACCTTAAAGACTTTTATCAATGTTCATCATTCAGAAGAATTAACCGAAATAACCAATTGGCTGCTTTTCCTAGGTGGAGATATCAAGGTCAGGGAGATACCGGAAGAAGTCTTAGTAGGTTTACAAGAGAGATTAAACTTATACTGCCCATAA
- a CDS encoding EcsC family protein codes for MDYKHKIQREIADWEQKMFKPPGWLEKTSKTIGNRINHLIPPKVHSIITTTIRSIVRTALFGAEYTPSRAVERTLELEAADQEAKELFALYQKIAVAEGAGTGAGGIMLSMVDFPALIAIKMKYLFELAHVYGYDTKHFSERVFILKVFQMTFSGPENRARLLDSIKHWHIEKEQWRSDADYAKNMDWETFQIEYRDAMDFRKMLQMVPGIGAIAGAWANYSILEELREFAMNAYRLRRLHDDFVVVD; via the coding sequence ATGGATTACAAACATAAAATACAGAGGGAAATTGCCGACTGGGAACAAAAAATGTTCAAACCGCCGGGATGGCTGGAAAAAACATCGAAAACCATCGGCAATCGGATCAATCATTTGATTCCCCCGAAGGTGCACAGCATCATTACGACCACCATTCGATCAATCGTTCGCACGGCATTGTTCGGTGCGGAATATACGCCAAGTCGCGCGGTGGAGCGTACACTGGAATTGGAGGCTGCCGATCAAGAAGCGAAAGAGTTGTTTGCCCTGTACCAAAAAATCGCTGTTGCCGAGGGCGCTGGAACAGGGGCTGGCGGCATTATGCTTAGCATGGTGGACTTTCCAGCTTTAATTGCGATCAAGATGAAATATTTGTTTGAGCTGGCCCATGTTTACGGTTATGATACGAAACACTTCTCCGAGCGGGTATTCATTCTCAAGGTATTTCAAATGACATTTTCCGGGCCAGAAAACCGTGCAAGGTTGCTCGATTCCATCAAGCATTGGCATATAGAAAAGGAACAATGGCGCTCCGATGCCGATTACGCCAAGAATATGGACTGGGAGACATTTCAGATCGAGTATCGCGACGCCATGGACTTTCGGAAAATGCTGCAGATGGTGCCTGGGATCGGCGCTATTGCAGGCGCATGGGCAAATTACAGCATCCTTGAGGAATTGCGTGAATTCGCTATGAACGCTTACCGCCTCCGCAGATTGCATGATGATTTCGTGGTTGTGGATTGA
- a CDS encoding VOC family protein, translated as MKIIVTSIFVQDQDKALEFYSEKLGFVKKEDVLVGEFRWITLVSPDEEEGTKLLLEPNDHPAAKEYQKKILADGIPATMFGVADINKEYHRLLENGVKFTMEPTKMGELTIAVFDDTFK; from the coding sequence ATGAAAATCATTGTGACCAGTATATTTGTTCAAGATCAAGACAAGGCACTTGAGTTTTATTCAGAAAAGCTGGGGTTTGTCAAAAAGGAGGACGTTCTCGTCGGAGAATTTAGGTGGATAACGCTTGTTTCTCCCGATGAGGAAGAGGGTACCAAGCTTTTACTCGAACCGAATGACCATCCTGCCGCCAAAGAATATCAGAAGAAGATACTTGCCGATGGCATCCCAGCAACGATGTTTGGGGTTGCAGATATTAATAAAGAGTATCATCGATTGTTGGAAAACGGCGTGAAGTTTACGATGGAGCCGACAAAAATGGGCGAACTCACAATAGCTGTCTTCGACGATACATTTAAATGA
- a CDS encoding alpha/beta fold hydrolase, with amino-acid sequence MNIFLTGGTGFIGKQIIKLMPKHHRTIVLVRSMNKFNNMVNSLVPSGHQNVVPVLGDLTQPNLGLKGNDLRLVMDSDIIIHAGGPMNIELDQSAAERVFLQASKEIASIARSVHQKKALKQFIHVVGFMSPYNEENFSDDQTGFHLEKAPPYEQMKFKADMYIRQTMHDLGIPLSVVNPSVVIGDSITGKTEQLGGLSILVDSTRRKLMPFVPGGKEHWIPMVHVDHVASLVSALVEEEQPLNNTYFLLDEKYNTPNMKELVTAIAKEVRVKAPVGTVSLKLMKSLLRMGVGKLVKIPEASMEFIVKPDFPTTSIKEMGYKHNLNISLQQTTLPFVITDLDYRLSHKDSIYSDNFHNSRVGNLTALVREGNGIPIIMLHGTFAGADCFIPLANSLPHQPIWLVDLPGFGRSPYHHNPQTMAGYINSVVDLILSFQSPVILIGHSFGGLVAAHAAEQLQERIKKLILLQPVLHPAHYKYRSSHVTKFFLSLMNKSMFKRRLLANGSFLNEKEIPDSYLDYVMEDLQSPRVRTSNSEVMSAISNPHSIQANPDGIDLNKLNILWGDKDLEYSVPNEWSRNPITYLPLGHQFPISHPEITAQWIQKWIQ; translated from the coding sequence ATGAATATTTTTTTGACAGGCGGGACTGGTTTTATCGGCAAACAGATCATAAAGCTTATGCCAAAACATCATCGCACCATTGTCTTGGTTCGTTCCATGAACAAATTCAACAACATGGTAAACTCATTAGTGCCTTCTGGACATCAAAATGTGGTTCCCGTCCTGGGCGACCTAACCCAGCCAAATCTGGGGTTAAAGGGGAATGACCTACGGCTAGTCATGGATTCCGATATCATTATTCATGCAGGTGGCCCTATGAACATAGAACTGGATCAAAGCGCAGCAGAACGGGTCTTTCTTCAAGCCTCCAAGGAAATTGCCTCAATTGCTCGATCGGTTCATCAAAAGAAAGCTTTGAAGCAATTCATTCACGTAGTCGGATTTATGAGTCCATATAACGAGGAGAATTTCTCAGATGATCAGACGGGCTTCCATCTAGAGAAAGCCCCGCCCTATGAACAAATGAAATTTAAAGCGGATATGTATATTCGACAAACCATGCATGATCTAGGCATACCTTTGTCTGTCGTTAACCCCAGCGTCGTAATTGGAGATTCCATAACTGGAAAGACAGAGCAGCTCGGTGGTTTAAGTATTTTGGTCGATTCCACTAGGAGAAAACTAATGCCTTTTGTCCCTGGAGGAAAAGAACACTGGATTCCTATGGTTCATGTGGATCATGTTGCCTCTTTGGTATCTGCCTTAGTTGAGGAGGAGCAACCGCTAAACAACACATATTTTTTGCTGGATGAGAAATATAATACTCCTAACATGAAGGAGCTCGTTACAGCAATCGCAAAAGAAGTTCGTGTAAAAGCTCCTGTAGGCACAGTTTCGCTAAAATTAATGAAAAGTTTACTTCGTATGGGAGTAGGAAAATTAGTAAAAATCCCTGAAGCCTCTATGGAATTTATTGTGAAGCCTGATTTCCCTACAACATCAATAAAAGAAATGGGATATAAACACAATTTGAATATATCGCTTCAACAAACTACCTTGCCTTTTGTTATTACTGACTTGGACTATCGTTTGTCCCATAAGGATTCAATCTATTCCGATAATTTTCACAATAGCCGGGTTGGGAACTTGACTGCACTGGTTAGGGAAGGAAACGGAATACCGATCATCATGCTCCATGGTACATTTGCTGGTGCGGATTGCTTTATTCCATTGGCAAACTCCTTGCCTCACCAACCGATTTGGCTTGTAGATCTGCCTGGTTTCGGACGGTCACCTTATCATCACAATCCCCAAACGATGGCTGGATACATCAATTCCGTTGTTGATTTGATCCTTAGCTTTCAATCACCGGTTATCTTAATAGGACATTCTTTTGGAGGATTGGTCGCAGCGCACGCAGCAGAACAACTTCAAGAGCGAATTAAAAAGTTAATTTTATTGCAACCTGTTTTACATCCCGCACATTACAAATATCGCTCTTCCCATGTAACAAAGTTCTTTTTATCACTGATGAATAAATCGATGTTCAAAAGAAGGCTCTTGGCAAACGGAAGCTTTTTGAATGAGAAGGAGATCCCTGATTCCTATTTAGATTACGTGATGGAAGATTTGCAGTCGCCTCGAGTTAGAACATCTAATTCGGAAGTAATGTCAGCTATTTCTAACCCCCATTCGATTCAAGCGAATCCTGACGGGATTGATTTGAACAAGCTAAACATCCTTTGGGGAGATAAAGATTTGGAGTATTCTGTTCCGAATGAATGGAGCCGCAATCCAATCACTTACTTACCGTTAGGACATCAGTTCCCCATTTCCCATCCGGAAATAACTGCACAATGGATTCAAAAGTGGATCCAATAA
- a CDS encoding class I SAM-dependent methyltransferase — MPLSPRLYHWFVRPQWITKKYIHDHIQNHFQLENKFILDFGSGTGANCSLCHSDRYLGIEPNMDRVRLAKRLYPNHKFEIFDEYQIPVEKNTIDYIFVVAVLHHISDDQIRSYLIEFERVLKPGGKVIVMEPYFCMNRTFNNRFMNWYDDGKYIRSEISYLNLFQKGQYECEVIKKFTKCMLYNEIYFTAEPTKQLN; from the coding sequence ATGCCTCTATCCCCGCGCCTGTATCACTGGTTTGTCCGTCCCCAATGGATTACAAAAAAATACATCCATGACCATATCCAAAACCATTTCCAATTGGAGAATAAGTTCATTCTTGATTTTGGGTCGGGTACTGGAGCCAATTGCTCTCTTTGTCATTCAGATCGGTATCTTGGCATTGAACCCAATATGGATCGGGTTCGTCTCGCCAAAAGGCTGTACCCCAACCATAAATTTGAAATATTTGATGAATACCAGATCCCTGTAGAGAAAAATACCATTGACTATATCTTTGTCGTTGCCGTTCTTCATCATATATCAGATGATCAGATTCGTTCATATTTGATCGAGTTTGAGCGAGTTTTGAAACCAGGTGGGAAGGTTATTGTCATGGAGCCGTATTTTTGTATGAACAGAACATTTAACAATCGATTTATGAACTGGTACGATGATGGGAAATACATCCGCAGCGAGATTAGTTACCTAAATTTATTTCAAAAAGGGCAATACGAATGTGAGGTCATAAAGAAGTTTACAAAGTGCATGTTATATAACGAAATTTACTTTACGGCGGAGCCAACCAAGCAGCTAAATTAG
- a CDS encoding amino acid permease has protein sequence MKNNELKRGLEARHIQMIALGGTIGVGLFMGSASTIKWTGPSVMLAYAIVGVFIFFIMRAMGEMQYVEPNTGSFATFGHKYIHPLAGYVTAWSNWFQWVIVGMAEIIAVGTYMKYWFPDLPAWIPGLVAILILGAANLFSVKSFGEFEFWFAMIKIVTIVLMIVAGFGLILFGIGNGGHAIGFSNLWQHGGFFTGGWSGFFFALSLVIGAYQGVELIGITAGEAKNPQKTLMRATQSIIWRILIFYIGAIFVIVTVYPWNQLQAIGSPFVATFAKIGITAAAGLINFVVITAAMSGCNSGIFSAGRMLYTLGVNGQAPKIFTKLSRNGVPLLGTIGVLVGLGIGVILSYISPENLFVHVYSASVLPGMVPWFVILISQINFRKIKGDALQHHPFKMPFAPVTNYVTIAFLLMVLVGMWMNDETRISLISGIIFLGIVVMSYYAFGVGKAAPIHDQTNHENSNK, from the coding sequence ATGAAAAACAATGAATTAAAGAGAGGGCTCGAAGCTCGTCATATTCAGATGATTGCTTTAGGCGGCACAATCGGTGTCGGATTATTTATGGGCTCTGCAAGCACGATCAAATGGACAGGTCCTTCGGTGATGCTTGCGTATGCAATTGTAGGGGTATTTATATTTTTCATCATGCGCGCAATGGGGGAAATGCAGTATGTAGAACCGAACACGGGGTCATTTGCGACCTTTGGACATAAGTACATTCATCCTTTGGCAGGGTATGTGACGGCTTGGAGCAACTGGTTCCAATGGGTTATTGTCGGGATGGCGGAGATCATTGCTGTTGGGACGTATATGAAGTACTGGTTTCCGGATTTACCAGCCTGGATACCAGGGCTCGTCGCAATCCTGATTCTCGGTGCAGCCAACCTATTCTCTGTGAAATCATTTGGTGAATTTGAGTTTTGGTTTGCGATGATTAAAATCGTTACCATCGTCCTGATGATTGTTGCAGGGTTTGGTCTGATTTTGTTCGGAATAGGCAACGGTGGGCATGCGATTGGATTTTCGAACTTGTGGCAGCATGGGGGCTTTTTTACTGGCGGGTGGTCGGGGTTTTTCTTTGCTCTCTCGTTAGTGATCGGGGCCTATCAAGGAGTCGAACTGATCGGGATTACAGCAGGTGAGGCAAAAAACCCGCAAAAAACGTTAATGCGCGCGACGCAAAGTATTATCTGGCGGATTTTGATCTTCTATATTGGCGCGATTTTTGTGATTGTTACGGTCTACCCTTGGAATCAATTGCAAGCCATCGGCAGCCCGTTCGTTGCTACATTTGCGAAAATCGGCATTACTGCAGCGGCGGGGCTGATCAATTTTGTTGTCATCACAGCTGCCATGTCAGGTTGTAATAGCGGGATTTTTAGCGCAGGACGCATGCTTTATACATTGGGAGTCAATGGACAGGCACCGAAAATATTCACGAAACTGTCCCGAAACGGCGTGCCCTTGCTTGGAACGATTGGCGTACTCGTGGGATTGGGCATTGGCGTGATCTTAAGTTATATTTCACCCGAAAACCTGTTTGTGCACGTGTACAGCGCCAGCGTACTTCCCGGTATGGTACCGTGGTTTGTCATTCTAATCAGTCAAATCAATTTCAGAAAAATCAAGGGGGATGCCTTGCAGCATCATCCGTTCAAAATGCCTTTCGCCCCGGTGACAAACTATGTGACCATTGCCTTTTTGCTTATGGTACTGGTCGGTATGTGGATGAACGATGAAACTCGCATTTCCCTGATTTCCGGCATTATTTTCTTAGGTATTGTTGTGATGAGTTATTACGCTTTTGGGGTTGGCAAGGCAGCTCCAATACACGATCAAACCAATCATGAAAATAGCAACAAATGA
- a CDS encoding GyrI-like domain-containing protein: MTNFTLEEKDSFIVLGIGTELQSDYTDYAGINQEKADFWEAVKQDGRLDTLKTIAANDYIFAVNEAVNNKMMYYAGVMTEASLPEATRVIQFPKGEYLVVKGEGKTVEELSNTLTGIAFGQVLPEAQNFAYVGGPNATVEMGQRNGLVFGEVWIPVVRK; the protein is encoded by the coding sequence ATGACAAATTTTACGCTTGAGGAAAAAGACAGCTTTATCGTTTTAGGAATTGGAACTGAGCTGCAGAGCGATTACACAGACTATGCTGGCATAAACCAAGAGAAAGCAGACTTTTGGGAGGCTGTGAAACAAGATGGTAGGCTTGATACTCTGAAGACCATCGCCGCAAATGACTACATTTTTGCCGTGAACGAAGCGGTTAATAATAAGATGATGTATTATGCTGGTGTTATGACAGAGGCATCTCTACCCGAAGCAACCAGGGTTATTCAGTTTCCTAAGGGGGAATACCTTGTTGTTAAAGGGGAAGGGAAGACGGTTGAAGAGTTGAGTAATACACTTACTGGCATTGCCTTCGGACAAGTTTTGCCGGAAGCACAGAATTTTGCCTATGTTGGTGGGCCAAATGCAACGGTTGAGATGGGGCAGCGAAACGGGCTAGTATTTGGTGAAGTATGGATTCCCGTTGTTAGGAAATAA
- a CDS encoding phosphotransferase → MNFNEVVSIGDTYLLPLISELYGLEGYEIQLIPPHDGGRNVVYTCEKEGANAKILRIAFLPDRSREDFLGEVEYVRYLFEHGGSVSNVISSRKKKLLEEITYNNHTFFICLFEKATGKMLVENHYRYRDGAPITEYFYNCGKVLGKLHHISKGYTPVHRRHHFFDKFNAEYIDKLIPESLPQLKEKLVELLNTLQGLDRNQETFGMIHFDYNDGNYSIDFDTGQISVYDFDNSCFGWYMFDLASVWGNGVGRR, encoded by the coding sequence ATGAATTTTAATGAGGTTGTTTCAATCGGTGATACATATTTGCTTCCGTTAATATCAGAATTGTACGGGTTGGAGGGTTATGAAATCCAGCTGATTCCACCCCATGATGGAGGGCGGAATGTCGTATATACATGTGAGAAAGAAGGAGCCAACGCAAAAATACTCCGAATCGCTTTTTTACCTGACAGAAGCCGGGAGGATTTTCTGGGTGAAGTAGAATATGTTCGGTATCTGTTCGAGCATGGAGGCAGTGTCTCCAATGTAATCAGCTCCCGGAAGAAGAAGCTGCTAGAGGAGATTACCTATAATAATCATACCTTCTTTATCTGCCTGTTTGAAAAGGCTACGGGAAAAATGCTGGTAGAAAATCATTATCGGTACCGGGATGGAGCTCCAATTACCGAATATTTTTATAACTGCGGTAAAGTCCTGGGGAAACTGCACCACATATCAAAAGGGTATACACCTGTCCATCGCCGGCATCATTTTTTTGACAAATTCAATGCCGAATATATCGATAAACTGATTCCTGAGTCCTTACCTCAGCTTAAGGAGAAGCTGGTAGAGCTCCTTAATACTCTACAAGGATTGGACAGGAACCAAGAGACTTTTGGTATGATCCATTTTGATTACAACGATGGGAATTATTCAATAGATTTTGATACAGGGCAAATCAGCGTATATGATTTCGATAATTCATGTTTCGGTTGGTATATGTTTGACTTGGCCAGTGTCTGGGGAAACGGAGTGGGACGCCGGTAA
- a CDS encoding TetR/AcrR family transcriptional regulator encodes MEKQRKRKSNRDIVLQVAAHLFLTKGYQLTSMDDIVDHCKVSKTNIYYHFKSKEDLLLQIMSQFIIHYQERIDTVLGRSDLSVTEKLESLLKAITEDNAGTDYLGGCPFITFFTQVSNDLIKVQEMVKDFFEHQTNLLEKLLSEAIRNKELPEQTPIKQTAALIISSIEGGLFLTKATNNPLLLNNILTSIAFLLKK; translated from the coding sequence ATGGAAAAACAAAGAAAAAGAAAATCGAATCGTGATATCGTACTACAAGTTGCCGCACATTTGTTCCTAACAAAAGGCTATCAGCTAACAAGCATGGATGATATCGTTGACCATTGTAAAGTTTCAAAAACTAACATTTATTATCACTTCAAAAGTAAGGAGGATTTGTTGCTACAAATTATGAGCCAGTTTATCATTCATTATCAAGAGCGGATCGACACCGTTCTAGGCCGATCGGACTTGTCCGTAACTGAAAAGTTAGAAAGTCTCTTGAAAGCTATAACTGAAGATAATGCTGGAACTGATTACTTAGGAGGATGCCCGTTTATTACCTTCTTTACTCAAGTTTCTAATGACTTGATCAAAGTCCAAGAAATGGTTAAGGATTTCTTCGAGCATCAAACCAATCTACTCGAAAAACTGTTATCGGAAGCCATTCGAAATAAAGAATTACCGGAACAAACACCTATTAAACAAACAGCAGCACTGATTATCTCTTCAATAGAAGGCGGACTGTTCCTCACCAAAGCCACAAACAACCCCTTATTATTAAATAATATCCTTACTTCTATAGCATTTTTGCTAAAGAAGTAA
- a CDS encoding glycoside hydrolase family 64 protein gives MMRKRMPYLLILSLLLTSCFIFGTKAEAADYTQGVDLSGSTATVWFKSAVNTSWVDVHYKVNSGEQQNFRMAYNASKSRYEQAISGMATGHVIAYSFTYNNGTPAYDTGVFTYTAGSIPPPSTSGSIYDIHPSSIPMPPNGSVSVKIMNGTNGAYTDSQIYWGVLGINPVNNQWSYLDLNGNLIPISSALNDAPEHLTKNGINYANIYHKVSDASWVTLPRITSGRMFLSVGTPMYLKTYNDGFAGPDLNNPTDPNRDIYFDFVEFTIDAAGYHGNTTRVDGFGFPIQHRLINKSGSFDQTVGEFENETRNGIFAKFQAEVPAAFKSLATIHAPYRIVAPIHGSFAQGGANANYFGGYAPYSTQDIFRCDGALTDAATCAAINRHVYTTNDWNNVSNYYQAAPANYYAKFWHDHSINRLAYGFPYDDVNGQAAYLEVGDPKGLIIRIGW, from the coding sequence ATGATGCGAAAGAGAATGCCTTACCTGCTGATCCTGTCGTTGCTGCTGACCTCTTGTTTCATCTTCGGTACGAAAGCCGAAGCTGCAGACTATACGCAGGGCGTCGATTTATCCGGAAGTACAGCTACCGTATGGTTCAAATCCGCCGTCAATACGAGTTGGGTCGATGTGCATTATAAAGTGAACAGCGGAGAACAGCAAAATTTCAGAATGGCTTACAACGCTAGCAAATCCCGATATGAACAGGCCATCTCAGGCATGGCCACCGGCCACGTGATTGCGTATTCTTTTACTTACAATAACGGAACTCCAGCCTACGACACCGGTGTCTTTACTTACACCGCCGGATCCATTCCACCTCCCTCTACTTCCGGCTCCATTTATGACATTCATCCGTCCTCAATTCCCATGCCTCCAAACGGCTCCGTCTCGGTGAAGATCATGAACGGGACCAATGGCGCTTATACCGATTCGCAAATATACTGGGGCGTTCTCGGCATCAATCCCGTTAACAATCAGTGGAGCTATCTGGACCTCAATGGCAATCTGATCCCCATCTCCAGCGCCTTGAATGATGCACCAGAACATCTAACCAAGAACGGCATCAACTACGCCAACATTTATCACAAGGTCAGCGATGCTTCCTGGGTCACCTTGCCCCGGATCACGTCAGGTCGAATGTTCCTTAGCGTTGGCACTCCAATGTACCTGAAGACCTATAACGATGGATTCGCCGGCCCCGATCTGAACAATCCGACCGATCCAAACCGCGATATCTATTTCGATTTCGTCGAATTCACGATTGACGCGGCTGGCTATCACGGCAATACGACACGTGTAGACGGATTCGGTTTTCCAATCCAGCATCGACTGATCAACAAATCCGGTTCCTTCGATCAAACCGTAGGTGAGTTCGAAAACGAAACCCGAAACGGAATCTTCGCCAAATTCCAGGCCGAAGTTCCTGCCGCCTTCAAATCGCTGGCCACGATTCATGCGCCTTATCGCATCGTCGCGCCGATTCATGGTTCTTTCGCACAAGGTGGCGCAAATGCCAACTATTTCGGCGGGTACGCTCCATACAGTACACAGGATATTTTCCGATGCGACGGCGCTTTAACGGATGCGGCAACCTGTGCAGCCATCAATCGCCATGTATATACGACTAATGACTGGAATAACGTGTCGAATTACTATCAGGCTGCGCCTGCCAATTATTACGCTAAATTCTGGCACGACCACAGCATTAACCGTTTGGCCTACGGGTTTCCATATGACGATGTCAACGGCCAGGCCGCTTACCTTGAAGTGGGCGATCCGAAAGGTCTGATCATCCGCATAGGCTGGTAA